The following are from one region of the Coffea eugenioides isolate CCC68of chromosome 2, Ceug_1.0, whole genome shotgun sequence genome:
- the LOC113760606 gene encoding bZIP transcription factor 46-like isoform X1 — MGSCLNFDNTGNITQPEGNVGRPGGNFPLARQSSVYSMTFGELQTFGSLGKDFGSMNMEDLLKNIWTAEETQVNATVERNGTTPAGNLQRQGSLTLPRTLSQRTVDEVWKDLFKENGGAKDGSGGGSSNLVPREPTLGEMTLEDFLVRAGVVREDAQPTGKASNGGFYAGLVQSGGIDNGLNIGFHQPARDQGVLGNQMAKSKNALSNPSNLILNGDGVRFSQQQQNQQPPLQPLFPKQATVAFASPLPLGNSVQQIGNNAQLASPGPNASVVGMTTATSTVAQGGVAPTGVMGIAGLRRVTTAAAGGSPGNHLHSDVISKSSLDSPSLSPSPYAFNEVGRGRRSSSTLEKQVERRRRRMIKNRESAARSRARKQAYTLELEAEVAKLKELNEELQKKQVELMEMQKNQMLETMKMPWGGKRRCLRRTLTGPW; from the exons ATGGGGTCTTGTTTGAACTTCGACAACACGGGGAACATAACACAGCCGGAAGGTAATGTTGGGAGGCCTGGTGGAAACTTTCCGTTAGCACGGCAATCTTCTGTTTATTCAATGACCTTTGGTGAGCTTCAGACTTTTGGCAGCTTGGGAAAGGACTTTGGTTCTATGAATATGGAGGACCTGTTAAAGAATATCTGGACAGCCGAAGAGACTCAAGTTAATGCTACTGTTGAGAGAAATGGGACCACCCCGGCCGGAAACTTGCAGAGGCAAGGCTCTTTAACATTGCCACGGACCCTAAGCCAGAGGACCGTTGATGAGGTCTGGAAAGATTTGTTTAAAGAAAATGGAGGCGCAAAAGATGGAAGTGGCGGTGGGTCTTCAAACTTGGTGCCAAGAGAACCCACTTTGGGTGAGATGACGCTGGAGGACTTTTTGGTCAGGGCAGGTGTTGTTAGAGAAGATGCTCAACCTACTGGAAAGGCAAGCAATGGTGGTTTTTATGCTGGTTTGGTTCAATCTGGTGGTATTGACAATGGTTTGAATATTGGATTTCACCAACCTGCTCGAGATCAAGGAGTTTTGGGTAACCAAATGGCAAAGAGTAAGAATGCACTTTCTAACCCGTCTAATCTGATTCTGAATGGAGATGGGGTTAGATTTTCCCAGCAACAACAGAATCAGCAGCCGCCGCTGCAGCCTCTATTTCCCAAGCAAGCAACTGTGGCTTTTGCCTCTCCTTTGCCATTAGGAAACAGTGTTCAGCAGATAGGGAACAACGCTCAGCTGGCTAGCCCGGGGCCGAATGCTTCTGTCGTTGGAATGACAACTGCAACTTCTACTGTAGCTCAAGGTGGTGTCGCACCAACTGGAGTGATGGGTATTGCAGGGTTACGTCGTGTGACAACAGCAGCTGCAGGAGGGTCTCCAGGAAATCATTTGCATTCTGATGTGATTTCTAAAAGTAGTTTGGATTCTCCATCATTATCACCATCTCCTTATGCTTTCAATGAAGTGGGTCGAGGAAGGAGATCATCTAGTACTCTAGAGAAACAAGTTGAGCGCAGGCGTAGGAGAATGATTAAAAACAGAGAGTCTGCTGCACGGTCACGAGCCCGGAAGCAG GCGTATACTTTAGAATTGGAAGCAGAAGTGGCAAAGCTTAAGGAACTGAATGAAGAGTTGCAGAAAAAACAG GTTGAACTCATGGAGatgcagaaaaatcag ATGTTGGAGACAATGAAGATGCCGTGGGGAGGTAAAAGAAGATGCTTGAGAAGAACGCTGACAGGGCCTTGGTAG
- the LOC113760606 gene encoding bZIP transcription factor 46-like isoform X2, with the protein MNMEDLLKNIWTAEETQVNATVERNGTTPAGNLQRQGSLTLPRTLSQRTVDEVWKDLFKENGGAKDGSGGGSSNLVPREPTLGEMTLEDFLVRAGVVREDAQPTGKASNGGFYAGLVQSGGIDNGLNIGFHQPARDQGVLGNQMAKSKNALSNPSNLILNGDGVRFSQQQQNQQPPLQPLFPKQATVAFASPLPLGNSVQQIGNNAQLASPGPNASVVGMTTATSTVAQGGVAPTGVMGIAGLRRVTTAAAGGSPGNHLHSDVISKSSLDSPSLSPSPYAFNEVGRGRRSSSTLEKQVERRRRRMIKNRESAARSRARKQAYTLELEAEVAKLKELNEELQKKQVELMEMQKNQMLETMKMPWGGKRRCLRRTLTGPW; encoded by the exons ATGAATATGGAGGACCTGTTAAAGAATATCTGGACAGCCGAAGAGACTCAAGTTAATGCTACTGTTGAGAGAAATGGGACCACCCCGGCCGGAAACTTGCAGAGGCAAGGCTCTTTAACATTGCCACGGACCCTAAGCCAGAGGACCGTTGATGAGGTCTGGAAAGATTTGTTTAAAGAAAATGGAGGCGCAAAAGATGGAAGTGGCGGTGGGTCTTCAAACTTGGTGCCAAGAGAACCCACTTTGGGTGAGATGACGCTGGAGGACTTTTTGGTCAGGGCAGGTGTTGTTAGAGAAGATGCTCAACCTACTGGAAAGGCAAGCAATGGTGGTTTTTATGCTGGTTTGGTTCAATCTGGTGGTATTGACAATGGTTTGAATATTGGATTTCACCAACCTGCTCGAGATCAAGGAGTTTTGGGTAACCAAATGGCAAAGAGTAAGAATGCACTTTCTAACCCGTCTAATCTGATTCTGAATGGAGATGGGGTTAGATTTTCCCAGCAACAACAGAATCAGCAGCCGCCGCTGCAGCCTCTATTTCCCAAGCAAGCAACTGTGGCTTTTGCCTCTCCTTTGCCATTAGGAAACAGTGTTCAGCAGATAGGGAACAACGCTCAGCTGGCTAGCCCGGGGCCGAATGCTTCTGTCGTTGGAATGACAACTGCAACTTCTACTGTAGCTCAAGGTGGTGTCGCACCAACTGGAGTGATGGGTATTGCAGGGTTACGTCGTGTGACAACAGCAGCTGCAGGAGGGTCTCCAGGAAATCATTTGCATTCTGATGTGATTTCTAAAAGTAGTTTGGATTCTCCATCATTATCACCATCTCCTTATGCTTTCAATGAAGTGGGTCGAGGAAGGAGATCATCTAGTACTCTAGAGAAACAAGTTGAGCGCAGGCGTAGGAGAATGATTAAAAACAGAGAGTCTGCTGCACGGTCACGAGCCCGGAAGCAG GCGTATACTTTAGAATTGGAAGCAGAAGTGGCAAAGCTTAAGGAACTGAATGAAGAGTTGCAGAAAAAACAG GTTGAACTCATGGAGatgcagaaaaatcag ATGTTGGAGACAATGAAGATGCCGTGGGGAGGTAAAAGAAGATGCTTGAGAAGAACGCTGACAGGGCCTTGGTAG